From the genome of Acidobacteriota bacterium, one region includes:
- a CDS encoding AAA family ATPase yields MFTRSLQLPPAGQETFFLWGPRQTGKTTLLKQAYGDAVWVDLLKADQYRRYLERPELLREELRSRPRGGQVVIDEVQRVPALLDEVHWMHEHLKVRFALCGSSARKVRRGAANLLGGRAVRYELHGLTAAELGKDFDLVRLLNHGYLPSLFGSARPERALASYVGDYLKEEVAAEGLVRNLPVFSTFLSAAALSDGDLVNFANIARDCGVSGPTVKGHFGILEDTLLGRWLPGFTKRPKRRVVAAPKFYFSDVGVVNHLARRGVMQPGGELFGKAFENWVFHELVAANAYLEAGAELHYWRLASGIEVDFIIGNMAVAIEAKATARITSDHFRGLRHLHEDHPRARRIVVCLESRRRTTDDGIEVWPVKAFIDELPTLMPRGA; encoded by the coding sequence ATGTTTACCAGGAGCCTGCAGCTGCCGCCGGCGGGCCAAGAGACTTTCTTCCTGTGGGGGCCCCGCCAGACCGGCAAGACCACCCTCCTGAAACAGGCGTACGGCGATGCCGTTTGGGTCGACCTCCTCAAGGCCGACCAATACCGGCGCTACCTGGAGCGTCCGGAGCTCCTGCGCGAAGAGCTGCGGAGCCGGCCTCGTGGTGGACAGGTCGTGATCGACGAGGTGCAAAGGGTGCCGGCCCTCCTGGACGAGGTGCACTGGATGCACGAACACCTCAAGGTGCGCTTCGCCCTGTGCGGGTCGAGCGCGCGCAAGGTCCGGCGAGGTGCTGCCAACCTGCTCGGCGGGCGGGCCGTTCGCTACGAGCTGCATGGATTGACCGCCGCCGAACTGGGCAAGGACTTCGACCTCGTGCGCCTGCTCAATCACGGCTATCTGCCCAGCCTCTTTGGGTCCGCCCGTCCGGAGCGCGCGCTTGCGTCATATGTGGGCGACTATCTCAAGGAAGAAGTGGCAGCCGAAGGATTGGTTCGAAATCTTCCGGTCTTCTCCACCTTCCTCAGCGCAGCCGCACTGTCGGATGGCGACCTCGTCAACTTTGCGAACATTGCGCGCGACTGCGGCGTTTCGGGCCCAACGGTGAAAGGGCACTTCGGCATCCTTGAAGACACGCTGCTCGGGCGCTGGCTGCCCGGCTTCACCAAGCGGCCAAAGCGCCGCGTCGTCGCCGCCCCGAAGTTCTACTTTTCAGACGTCGGCGTCGTCAATCACCTGGCCAGGCGCGGCGTCATGCAGCCCGGGGGCGAACTCTTCGGGAAAGCTTTCGAGAACTGGGTTTTTCACGAACTTGTGGCGGCCAACGCGTATCTCGAGGCCGGCGCGGAACTGCACTATTGGCGTCTCGCCAGCGGCATCGAAGTCGATTTCATCATCGGCAACATGGCGGTGGCCATTGAAGCCAAGGCTACCGCCAGGATTACTTCCGACCACTTCAGGGGCTTGCGCCACCTCCACGAGGATCACCCGCGCGCGCGGCGGATCGTCGTGTGCCTGGAATCCCGGAGACGCACGACCGACGATGGCATCGAGGTGTGGCCCGTGAAGGCCTTTATTGACGAACTGCCCACACTGATGCCGCGTGGAGCGTAG
- a CDS encoding nitroreductase — translation MTTSSRVNVSDSVDLEALVQAAALAPSSHNTQPWLFRLHDHVVDILADRTRALPVNDPDDRELTISCGCAVFNLRVAAAAQGLEATVDVFPDVAESDCLARVRLAPTAVAQADTALWAALTERRTYRRRFAATAVAPETVPVLVDAVTREGAALHVLATDDQRQRAAALVAEGDQALWANPSWRRELAAWMHPRRRGDGLTLPALAVPVAQLVVRTFDMGHGVAAKDRQLADESPLLAVLSTTGDEPRHWVAAGQALQRLLLEGVRHGLQASYLNQPVQVAALRPTLQQLTGRPGFAQLLLRMGVAADALPASPRRAVADIIASS, via the coding sequence ATGACGACATCTTCACGCGTCAACGTGAGCGACTCTGTGGATCTGGAAGCGCTGGTACAGGCGGCGGCCCTGGCGCCGTCCAGCCACAACACGCAGCCCTGGCTGTTCCGGCTCCACGACCATGTGGTTGACATTCTGGCCGACCGCACGCGTGCCCTGCCGGTCAACGACCCCGACGACCGCGAGTTGACCATCAGCTGCGGCTGTGCCGTGTTCAACCTCCGCGTCGCGGCCGCGGCCCAGGGGCTCGAGGCGACAGTGGACGTCTTTCCGGATGTGGCCGAGTCCGACTGCCTGGCACGAGTGCGACTGGCGCCCACGGCAGTTGCCCAGGCTGACACCGCGCTGTGGGCGGCGCTGACCGAGCGCCGCACCTACCGCCGGAGGTTCGCGGCGACCGCGGTCGCGCCGGAGACGGTGCCCGTGCTCGTGGACGCGGTGACGCGCGAGGGAGCCGCGCTCCACGTGCTCGCGACCGACGACCAGCGGCAGCGTGCGGCCGCGCTCGTCGCCGAGGGCGATCAGGCGCTATGGGCCAATCCGAGCTGGCGGCGGGAGCTGGCCGCCTGGATGCATCCACGCCGCCGGGGCGATGGCCTGACGCTGCCGGCCCTCGCCGTTCCCGTGGCGCAACTGGTGGTGCGGACCTTCGACATGGGGCACGGCGTCGCCGCCAAGGACCGCCAGCTCGCTGACGAATCGCCACTGCTCGCGGTGTTGTCGACCACTGGCGACGAGCCACGCCACTGGGTGGCTGCGGGACAGGCCCTGCAGCGGCTCTTGCTAGAGGGCGTTCGGCATGGCTTGCAGGCGTCGTACTTGAACCAGCCGGTGCAGGTTGCTGCCCTCCGTCCGACGTTGCAGCAGCTCACCGGTCGCCCCGGTTTCGCGCAGTTGCTGCTGAGAATGGGTGTCGCCGCCGACGCTCTGCCCGCGTCACCCCGTCGCGCGGTCGCGGACATCATCGCCAGTTCGTGA
- a CDS encoding alpha/beta hydrolase, translating into MQVLKRVLLGTAVAGGILLAGAWTAYQRDMRRAYDRIEGKSRVVSSPLGDIEYTEGGSGGPVVLVVHGSGGGYDQGELLARAALGDRVHWIAPSRFGYLRSTFHPGATFDDQAHAYAYLLDHLGVRQASVLALSHGGPSALLFAVLHPERVTSLTLISAGVKSATDPAQAQANRQGDALTAIFQRDHCYWAFTSAFRGWFLGLMGVTTDVTRDLTVAQRALADELIDGMNPVSRRAAGVTFDNTAAMPNERIAAIRVATLIVHARDDTLQLYRNAEFAAASIPGARLVSFARGGHLVLAVEQPAIQRLIADHVAAHARP; encoded by the coding sequence ATGCAGGTCCTGAAGCGGGTGCTGCTTGGAACCGCCGTCGCTGGCGGGATTCTGCTGGCTGGTGCGTGGACCGCCTACCAGCGCGACATGCGCCGCGCTTACGATCGCATCGAAGGGAAGAGCAGGGTCGTCTCGTCGCCCCTGGGCGACATCGAGTACACGGAGGGCGGCAGCGGCGGACCGGTGGTGCTCGTCGTGCACGGGAGCGGCGGCGGGTACGATCAGGGGGAGCTGCTTGCGCGGGCGGCGCTCGGCGACCGGGTCCACTGGATCGCGCCGTCCCGTTTCGGCTACTTGCGCTCGACCTTTCACCCTGGCGCGACCTTCGACGATCAGGCCCACGCCTACGCGTACCTGCTCGACCATCTGGGCGTCCGCCAAGCGTCGGTGCTGGCGCTCTCGCACGGTGGGCCGTCGGCTCTGCTGTTCGCGGTGCTTCACCCCGAGCGGGTGACCTCGCTGACCCTGATCTCGGCCGGCGTCAAGTCGGCCACTGACCCGGCGCAGGCCCAGGCGAACCGGCAGGGCGACGCGCTGACGGCGATCTTTCAACGCGACCATTGCTATTGGGCGTTCACGTCGGCGTTTCGCGGCTGGTTCCTCGGGCTCATGGGGGTGACCACGGACGTGACTAGAGACTTGACCGTCGCACAGCGAGCGCTGGCCGACGAACTGATCGACGGCATGAATCCCGTGTCGCGGCGCGCGGCCGGCGTGACCTTCGACAACACGGCGGCGATGCCGAACGAACGCATCGCCGCGATCCGGGTGGCGACGCTGATCGTGCATGCCAGGGACGACACCCTGCAGCTCTATCGCAACGCCGAATTCGCGGCTGCCTCGATCCCCGGCGCGCGGCTGGTGAGCTTCGCCAGGGGCGGCCATCTCGTGCTGGCCGTCGAGCAACCCGCCATCCAGCGATTGATCGCGGATCACGTGGCGGCCCACGCGAGGCCGTGA
- a CDS encoding Crp/Fnr family transcriptional regulator has product MSSTVVSLKAQPLFAALDQAELLSLAGRAHLRRYAQGEVLFAEGEACQGLYVLVSGRVKIFKTSASGREQVLAVEEPGSSFAELPVFDGGPYPASASAMSDTEVLFISRADVRALCLERPEVALKILQVVAARQRRVVAVIEELSFTTVRQRLVSWLLRQATANGRPSGRGTIITLPSSHQELAAHVGTVRELVSRNLTRLQAQGLIAVEARELTILDREALEADLNSSE; this is encoded by the coding sequence GTGTCGAGTACCGTCGTCAGTCTCAAGGCGCAGCCGCTCTTTGCTGCCCTGGATCAGGCCGAGTTGTTGTCGTTGGCCGGCCGGGCACACCTCCGCCGCTACGCGCAAGGCGAGGTGCTGTTCGCCGAAGGCGAGGCCTGCCAGGGCCTTTACGTCCTCGTTTCCGGCAGGGTCAAGATCTTCAAGACCTCGGCGTCTGGTCGAGAGCAGGTGCTGGCCGTGGAGGAACCGGGGAGTTCCTTCGCCGAACTGCCGGTGTTCGACGGCGGTCCGTATCCAGCGTCGGCCTCGGCGATGTCCGACACCGAGGTGTTGTTCATCTCGCGCGCCGATGTGCGCGCGCTCTGCCTGGAACGGCCGGAGGTCGCGCTGAAGATCCTGCAGGTCGTGGCGGCTCGTCAGCGGCGGGTCGTGGCCGTGATCGAAGAGTTGTCCTTCACCACGGTGCGCCAGCGCCTCGTCTCCTGGCTGCTGCGACAGGCCACGGCCAACGGCCGGCCGTCCGGCCGCGGCACCATCATCACGCTTCCGTCCAGTCACCAGGAACTCGCCGCGCATGTCGGCACGGTGCGTGAGCTCGTGTCGCGAAACCTCACCCGGCTCCAGGCGCAGGGATTGATCGCTGTCGAAGCGAGAGAGCTCACCATCCTCGATCGTGAAGCCCTGGAAGCCGACCTCAACTCGTCCGAGTAG
- a CDS encoding efflux RND transporter periplasmic adaptor subunit, with translation MKWGFRVPRQVWVAMVALGLLLALGWVATQSGPLAPIPVTVTPVVRNDVAPTLFGIGTVEARRAYLIGPTAAGRVKRVLVDVGDTVTAGQLLAEMEPVDLDTRVAATSAAADRGRSAVTTADAQVRDVRSRHTFAATEARRAEALGAAGVTSQSTVDAARQAEQSAAAQLSAAEATLASARRDVARLEADTGGAQQQRSNLRLLAPVDGVVTARDAEPGSTVVAGQAVLRLEDPGSVWISVRLDQARSTGLRAGLTARITRRADPLNPVSGTVVRVDPISDAVTEERIAKVAFDRPPVGVSSGEMAEVTLALPVVKDAVVVPNASLRHRGTQQGVWRYADGELGFAPVTTGAEGLDGTVQILEGLQVGDAVVVYSERDLDTGSRVTVVPALRGATP, from the coding sequence ATGAAATGGGGCTTCAGAGTTCCGCGCCAGGTGTGGGTGGCGATGGTGGCCCTCGGGCTGCTCCTCGCACTCGGGTGGGTGGCCACGCAGAGTGGCCCGCTCGCGCCGATCCCGGTGACAGTGACGCCAGTCGTGCGGAATGATGTGGCCCCCACGCTCTTCGGCATTGGCACCGTCGAGGCCCGGCGCGCCTACCTGATCGGCCCGACCGCCGCCGGGCGCGTCAAGCGCGTGCTCGTCGACGTCGGCGACACCGTCACCGCCGGACAATTGCTGGCCGAGATGGAACCGGTGGATCTCGATACCCGAGTGGCGGCCACTTCGGCAGCGGCCGATCGGGGCCGGAGCGCCGTCACCACGGCCGACGCGCAGGTCCGGGACGTCAGGAGCCGCCACACCTTTGCCGCGACCGAGGCGCGCCGGGCCGAAGCCCTGGGCGCTGCCGGCGTCACCAGTCAGAGCACCGTGGACGCGGCGCGACAGGCCGAGCAGTCCGCGGCCGCGCAACTGAGCGCCGCCGAGGCGACCCTGGCATCGGCACGCCGGGACGTCGCCCGCCTCGAGGCCGACACCGGAGGGGCGCAACAGCAGCGTAGCAACCTTCGCCTGCTCGCCCCGGTGGACGGCGTCGTCACGGCGCGTGACGCCGAACCCGGCTCCACCGTCGTCGCCGGTCAGGCCGTCCTCAGGCTGGAGGACCCTGGCAGCGTCTGGATCAGTGTGCGACTGGACCAGGCACGTTCCACGGGCTTGCGCGCCGGGTTGACCGCTCGCATCACGCGGCGCGCGGATCCTCTTAATCCGGTGAGTGGCACGGTGGTGCGCGTGGACCCCATCAGCGATGCGGTCACCGAGGAACGCATCGCGAAGGTGGCGTTCGATCGCCCGCCAGTGGGCGTGTCGAGCGGAGAGATGGCGGAGGTCACCCTCGCCCTGCCGGTCGTCAAAGACGCCGTCGTCGTGCCCAACGCCAGTCTCCGCCACCGCGGCACACAACAGGGCGTCTGGCGGTACGCAGACGGTGAGCTCGGTTTCGCGCCCGTGACCACGGGGGCGGAGGGGCTCGACGGCACCGTGCAGATTCTCGAGGGGCTTCAGGTGGGTGACGCGGTGGTCGTCTACAGCGAGCGCGACCTCGACACCGGCAGCCGCGTCACGGTCGTGCCGGCGTTGCGTGGAGCGACGCCGTGA
- a CDS encoding ABC transporter permease produces the protein MISLAGRDILHSWSKFVLTGLGLGLLIGVTFTMAGVYRGMVDDAKVLLNNSGADLWVVQKDTLGPYAEPSSVHDDVYRSLLGIPGVAQAANVTYLTMQVRRGETDVRAMVVGFVPGEPGEPRYLIAGRRVTRSHYEAVADVSAGFAVGDRIRIRRHDYTVVGLTRRMVSSGGDPMVFIPLKDAQEAQFLKDNDAIVNERARTAGNPSLNRPGVPGLLDAIEASQTSGRTVNAVLVRVAMGHDPERVAAELRRWKHVEAYTRAQMEDILIAKLIATASRQIGMFLVILTIVSAAIVAFIIYTMTLGKIREIAVLKLIGTHNSTIASMILQQALWLGVIGFAVGKISATIWGPAFPRYVLLEPLDAVIGFGIVMLVCVLASTLAIRAALRVDPGAAIGG, from the coding sequence GTGATCAGCCTGGCGGGCCGGGACATCCTGCACTCGTGGAGCAAGTTCGTCCTCACCGGTCTTGGTCTCGGGCTGCTGATCGGTGTGACCTTCACCATGGCGGGCGTCTATCGCGGCATGGTGGACGATGCCAAGGTGCTGCTCAACAACAGTGGCGCCGACCTCTGGGTCGTGCAGAAAGACACGCTCGGCCCCTACGCCGAACCGTCCAGCGTGCACGACGATGTCTATCGCAGCCTGCTCGGGATCCCGGGCGTCGCGCAGGCCGCCAACGTGACCTACCTCACCATGCAGGTCCGCCGTGGCGAGACCGACGTCCGCGCCATGGTGGTCGGCTTCGTGCCGGGCGAGCCGGGTGAACCGCGCTACCTGATCGCCGGCCGGCGCGTGACGCGCAGCCACTACGAAGCGGTGGCCGATGTGAGCGCTGGCTTCGCGGTCGGCGACCGCATTCGCATCCGGCGCCACGACTACACCGTGGTGGGCCTGACGCGGCGGATGGTGTCGTCGGGCGGCGACCCGATGGTCTTCATCCCGCTCAAGGACGCGCAGGAGGCGCAGTTCCTGAAGGACAACGACGCGATCGTGAACGAGCGTGCCCGCACGGCCGGCAATCCTTCGCTCAATCGCCCCGGTGTCCCCGGACTGCTCGACGCGATCGAGGCATCGCAGACCAGCGGCCGCACCGTCAATGCCGTGCTGGTGCGCGTGGCCATGGGCCACGACCCGGAACGCGTGGCGGCGGAACTGCGCCGGTGGAAGCACGTCGAGGCCTACACGCGGGCCCAGATGGAGGACATCCTGATCGCCAAGTTGATCGCCACTGCCTCACGACAGATCGGGATGTTCCTGGTGATCCTGACGATCGTCAGCGCCGCGATCGTGGCGTTCATCATTTACACGATGACCCTGGGGAAGATCCGGGAGATCGCGGTGCTGAAGCTGATCGGCACGCACAACTCGACCATCGCCAGCATGATCCTGCAGCAGGCGCTGTGGCTGGGCGTGATCGGGTTTGCCGTTGGCAAGATCTCGGCCACCATCTGGGGCCCGGCGTTCCCGCGCTACGTCTTGCTCGAACCCTTGGACGCGGTCATCGGCTTCGGCATTGTGATGCTCGTCTGCGTGCTCGCCAGCACGCTGGCAATTCGAGCGGCCCTGCGCGTGGACCCCGGCGCCGCGATTGGCGGCTGA
- a CDS encoding ABC transporter ATP-binding protein, giving the protein MTGLGIQIEGLSKRYGDGPTAVDALKDVNMSVAPGEVVGLIGPSGSGKTTLLKCLGAVIEPTRGRMTLGGQVIYDGGWEIADLRVLRRDRIGFIFQAPYLIPFLDATDNVALLPMLAGQSNAAARARARELLEALDVAHRAKALPAELSGGEQQRVSIARALANRPPVILADEPTAPLDSERGLAVMRILHQLASQYATAIIVVTHDEKIIPTFKRTYHIRDGRTVEEAGNGRALVGES; this is encoded by the coding sequence ATGACGGGCCTGGGCATCCAGATCGAGGGACTGAGCAAGCGCTACGGCGACGGCCCGACCGCCGTCGATGCGCTCAAGGACGTCAACATGTCGGTGGCCCCCGGTGAGGTCGTCGGGCTGATCGGTCCGAGCGGGTCGGGAAAGACGACGCTGCTCAAGTGCCTGGGTGCCGTCATCGAACCGACCCGTGGCCGCATGACCCTTGGTGGCCAGGTGATCTACGACGGCGGTTGGGAGATTGCCGATCTGCGCGTCCTGCGCCGCGACCGGATCGGCTTCATCTTCCAGGCGCCGTATCTCATCCCGTTTCTCGACGCCACCGACAACGTGGCGCTGTTGCCGATGCTGGCCGGTCAGTCCAACGCGGCTGCGAGAGCCCGTGCCCGAGAGCTGCTGGAGGCCCTCGACGTGGCCCATCGGGCCAAGGCCCTGCCCGCCGAGCTGTCTGGCGGCGAGCAGCAGCGGGTGTCGATTGCCCGGGCCCTCGCCAACCGGCCGCCGGTGATCCTGGCCGACGAGCCGACGGCGCCGCTCGACAGCGAGCGGGGCCTTGCCGTCATGCGCATCCTGCATCAACTGGCGAGCCAGTACGCCACCGCCATCATTGTCGTCACGCACGACGAGAAGATCATCCCGACCTTCAAGCGCACCTACCACATTCGTGATGGGCGAACGGTCGAGGAAGCGGGCAACGGACGGGCACTGGTCGGTGAGAGCTGA
- a CDS encoding type II toxin-antitoxin system VapC family toxin — protein MLDTDICSYVMKRSHPVVLKRLQSVPVSDVCMSVVTKAELMYGVEVSPRRAQDAAALAAFLPYVDAVALDEDAALHYAEIRAELKRKGAMIGANDLFIAAHARGLDLTLVTNNTAEFERVSDLSIENWTIPPRRRK, from the coding sequence ATGCTGGATACCGACATCTGCTCGTACGTCATGAAGCGGTCGCACCCGGTGGTGCTCAAGCGACTCCAATCGGTGCCCGTCAGCGACGTTTGCATGTCCGTGGTCACGAAGGCAGAGCTGATGTACGGGGTTGAAGTCTCCCCTCGGCGCGCACAGGACGCGGCAGCACTGGCAGCCTTCCTGCCCTACGTCGATGCGGTAGCACTCGACGAAGACGCTGCGCTCCACTACGCGGAGATCCGGGCCGAGCTCAAGCGCAAGGGCGCGATGATCGGCGCCAATGACCTCTTCATCGCTGCCCATGCGCGGGGTCTGGACCTCACGTTGGTGACGAACAATACCGCCGAGTTCGAGCGGGTGAGCGACCTCTCGATCGAGAACTGGACTATCCCGCCGCGCCGCAGGAAGTAG
- the vapB gene encoding type II toxin-antitoxin system VapB family antitoxin has product MARTAKVFMTNRSQAVRLPKDFQFATDEVLIRKVGDDVILSPRPRDWQSYLETAPAASDTFMENVEHLPVQERER; this is encoded by the coding sequence ATGGCCCGAACCGCGAAGGTCTTCATGACCAACCGCAGCCAGGCGGTGCGCCTGCCGAAGGACTTTCAATTCGCCACGGATGAGGTCCTGATCCGCAAGGTCGGCGACGACGTCATTCTCTCGCCCCGGCCGCGCGACTGGCAATCCTACCTAGAGACTGCTCCGGCAGCGTCTGACACCTTCATGGAGAATGTCGAGCACCTGCCGGTCCAAGAACGGGAACGTTGA
- a CDS encoding fumarylacetoacetate hydrolase family protein, translated as MYSDRRTFLKSTAAGVVSATTATLASTAPMTAQAEAARTGAFEMPRNMTLLNLRTAAGPRLGVKLPKGILDVAAAATRYQLPAPVDTDDLLQNGKGGMLATLVAAAADGPASRYLQESAVQHAPLVTRPEKIIMMGFNYRRHAAETGTPIPANPTLFNKFNNTLNHHGGTIVLPTAAAKQFDHEIELVIVFGRECRNVSEADALNYVAGYCTGNDFSARDLQYLTSQFMIGKTFDGFAPLGPHLVTSDLVGDPNNLRLECRINGEQRQDWNTNDMIFNCRQLISFASRMMTIKPGDIMFTGTPHGVIFGKPKGEQVWLKPGDRVACSVEKLGELAFSLT; from the coding sequence ATGTATTCAGACCGCCGCACGTTCTTGAAGTCCACCGCCGCCGGGGTGGTCTCGGCCACTACCGCGACGCTCGCGTCGACGGCGCCCATGACAGCGCAGGCCGAAGCGGCGCGAACGGGTGCTTTTGAAATGCCGCGCAACATGACGCTGCTGAACCTGCGCACCGCCGCCGGGCCCAGGCTTGGCGTGAAGCTGCCGAAGGGCATTCTCGATGTGGCAGCGGCCGCTACGCGGTACCAGCTGCCGGCGCCGGTGGACACGGACGACCTGCTGCAGAACGGCAAGGGCGGCATGCTGGCGACGCTGGTGGCGGCGGCGGCCGATGGTCCGGCCAGTCGTTATCTCCAGGAGAGTGCCGTGCAACATGCGCCGCTCGTCACCCGTCCCGAGAAGATCATCATGATGGGCTTCAACTACCGGCGGCATGCCGCCGAAACCGGCACGCCCATCCCGGCCAATCCGACGCTCTTCAACAAGTTCAACAACACGCTGAACCATCACGGCGGCACGATCGTGCTGCCCACCGCGGCGGCGAAACAGTTCGACCACGAGATCGAGCTGGTGATCGTGTTCGGGCGCGAGTGCCGCAACGTGTCGGAGGCCGACGCGCTCAACTACGTGGCCGGCTACTGCACCGGCAACGACTTCTCGGCGCGCGACCTGCAGTACCTCACGTCGCAGTTCATGATCGGCAAGACCTTCGACGGGTTCGCGCCGCTTGGTCCGCACCTGGTAACCAGTGATCTGGTGGGCGATCCCAATAACCTGCGGCTCGAATGCCGGATCAACGGCGAACAGCGGCAGGACTGGAACACCAACGACATGATCTTCAACTGCCGGCAGCTGATCAGCTTCGCGTCGCGGATGATGACCATCAAGCCCGGCGACATCATGTTCACCGGCACGCCGCACGGCGTGATCTTCGGCAAGCCCAAGGGCGAACAGGTGTGGCTCAAGCCGGGCGACCGGGTGGCCTGCAGCGTCGAGAAACTCGGCGAGCTGGCGTTCAGCCTCACCTGA
- a CDS encoding HAD hydrolase family protein produces the protein MKLFSLALDYDGTLAHDDRLDPAVRDAIALARRRGITVLLATGRILEDLRRVSRAFGSLVRSTRIAAIGSCRRHGARPRETTCIQTAARS, from the coding sequence GTGAAGCTCTTCTCGCTGGCGCTCGATTACGACGGCACCCTGGCGCACGACGATCGACTCGATCCCGCCGTGCGTGACGCGATCGCGCTGGCCCGCAGGCGAGGGATCACGGTCCTGCTCGCGACCGGCCGCATCCTCGAGGACCTGCGGCGCGTCTCAAGAGCCTTCGGAAGCCTGGTTCGCTCGACTAGAATTGCCGCCATCGGCAGCTGCCGCCGCCATGGCGCCAGGCCCAGGGAGACGACATGTATTCAGACCGCCGCACGTTCTTGA